In Apus apus isolate bApuApu2 chromosome 27, bApuApu2.pri.cur, whole genome shotgun sequence, the following proteins share a genomic window:
- the LOC127394915 gene encoding keratin-associated protein 10-7-like, whose protein sequence is MRRQDGCQVRQVCIPPPKVLVRTCPVRRRVDSCGNICNSRSLRPRLNPCCYATVPQGTTTYLNLGALGVTQGAQCLDPCRLGVTPCEVAKCRTPCANPCICKVTECSTRCQESCCEDVTKCTTTCKDPCCQDITKCTTRCVDPCCQEVTKCTTRCVDPCCQEVTKCTTRCVDPCCQEVTKCTTRCVDPCCQDVTKCTTRCVDPCCQDVTKCTTRCVDPCCQEVTKCTTRCVEPCCQEVTKCTTRCVDPCCQEVTKCTTRCVDPCCQEVTKCTTRCVDPCCQEVTKCATTCVDPCCQEVTKCTTRCVDPCCQQVTKCITRCVDPCCRPVTRCATTCVDPCCNQVAKCTTRRIDPCCGGVTRCTTTCVDPCCDRVPKCTTRCVNPCYEALARYISQSVDPCCGQVTRYTTRCVDPCCQEVTKCTTRCVDPCCQEVTKCTTRCVDPCCQEVTKCTTRCVDPCCQEVTKCTTRCVDPCCQEVTKCTTRCVDPCCQEVTKCTTRCVDPCCQEVTKCTTRCVDPCCQEVTKCATTCVDPCCQEVTKCTTRCVDPCCQEVAKCTTRCVDPCCQEVAKCITRCVDPCCGAVQAVTRCVDSCPTPCLARPVPLCVDLGSSFCAPRCSISCGDVCFRKYKCRAP, encoded by the coding sequence ATGCGTCGCCAAGATGGTTGCCAGGTGAGACAAGTCTGCATTCCCCCTCCCAAAGTCTTGGTGAGGACTTGTCCTGTGAGGAGACGCGTGGATTCCTGTGGCAACATCTGTAACTCCCGGAGCTTGCGCCCGCGCCTCAACCCCTGCTGCTATGCTACAGTTCCCCAGGGCACCACCACCTACCTGAACCTGGGTGCTCTGGGGGTAACCCAGGGTGCCCAGTGCCTGGATCCCTGTCGCCTTGGGGTCACCCCCTGTGAAGTGGCCAAGTGCAGGACTCCATGTGCCAACCCCTGCATCTGCAAGGTGACAGAGTGCAGCACCAGATGCCAAGAGTCCTGCTGTGAAGATGTCACCAAGTGCACCACCACCTGCAAAGATCCCTGCTGCCAGGACATCACCAAGTGCACCACCAGATGTGTGGACCCTTGCTGCCAGGAGGTCACCAAGTGCACCACCAGGTGTGTGGACCCTTGCTGCCAGGAGGTCACCAAGTGCACCACCAGGTGTGTAGACCCTTGCTGCCAGGAGGTCACCAAGTGCACCACCAGGTGTGTAGACCCTTGCTGCCAGGACGTCACCAAGTGCACCACCAGGTGTGTAGACCCTTGCTGCCAGGATGTCACCAAGTGCACCACCAGATGTGTGGacccttgctgccaagaggtCACCAAGTGCACCACCAGGTGTGTAGAGCCTTGCTGCCAGGAAGTCACCAAGTGCACCACCAGGTGTGTAGACCCTTGCTGCCAGGAAGTCACCAAGTGCACCACCAGGTGTGTAGACCCTTGCTGCCAGGAAGTCACCAAGTGCACCACCAGGTGTGTAGACCCTTGCTGCCAGGAAGTCACCAAGTGTGCCACCACCTGCGTTGACCCTTGCTGCCAGGAGGTCACCAAGTGCACCACCAGATGTGTAGACCCTTGCTGCCAGCAAGTCACCAAGTGCATCACCAGATGTGTAGATCCATGCTGCAGACCTGTGACCAGATGTGCTACCACATGTGTGGATCCATGCTGCAACCAAGTGGCCAAATGCACCACCAGGCGCATTGATCCATGCTGTGGAGGCGTCACCAGATGCACCACGACATGTGTGGATCCATGCTGTGACAGGGTGCCCAAGTGCACCACCAGGTGTGTGAATCCATGCTATGAAGCTTTGGCCAGATACATTTCTCAGTCTGTGGATCCCTGCTGTGGGCAAGTGACTAGATACACCACCAGATGTGTGGACCCTTGCTGCCAGGAGGTCACCAAGTGCACCACCAGATGTGTGGACCCTTGCTGCCAGGAGGTCACCAAGTGCACCACCAGGTGTGTGGACCCTTGCTGCCAGGAGGTCACCAAGTGCACTACCAGGTGTGTGGACCCTTGCTGCCAGGAGGTCACCAAGTGCACCACCAGGTGTGTAGATCCTTGCTGCCAGGAGGTCACCAAGTGCACCACCAGATGTGTGGACCCTTGCTGTCAGGAGGTCACCAAGTGCACCACCAGGTGTGTAGATCCTTGCTGCCAGGAGGTCACCAAGTGCACCACCAGGTGTGTAGATCCTTGCTGCCAGGAGGTCACCAAGTGTGCCACCACCTGCGTTGACCCTTGCTGCCAGGAGGTGACCAAGTGCACCACCAGGTGTGTGGACCCTTGCTGCCAGGAGGTGGCCAAATGCACCACCAGGTGTGTAGATCCTTGCTGCCAGGAGGTGGCCAAATGCATCACCAGGTGTGTGGAtccctgctgtggggctgttcaggctgTGACCAGGTGTGTTGACTCCTGTCCCACCCCATGCCTTGCAC